In one Streptomyces venezuelae genomic region, the following are encoded:
- a CDS encoding FhaA domain-containing protein, whose translation MGVLKKFEQRLEGLVNGTFAKVFKSEVQPVEIAGALQRECDNNATIWNRERTVVPNDFIVELSAPDFERLSPYSGQLGDELSGMVRDYAKQQRYSFMGPIKVHLEKAEDLDTGLYRVRSRTLASSSSQAPERAPAGPGGPTAAPGRGAGGGGGAAGGYPQPPSGAPGGAPPMPAAPPPGAGRSGGQSPAPNRPSGPGAGPLPGAQVRRWIEINGNRHQISRPTLVLGRSTDADVRIDDPGVSRRHCEIRTGTPSTIQDLGSTNGIVVDGQHTTRATLRDGSRIVVGQTTIVYRQAEG comes from the coding sequence ATGGGAGTCCTGAAGAAGTTCGAGCAGCGACTCGAAGGTCTGGTCAACGGCACCTTCGCCAAGGTGTTCAAGTCCGAGGTCCAGCCCGTCGAGATCGCCGGCGCGCTCCAGCGGGAGTGCGACAACAACGCGACGATCTGGAACCGCGAGCGGACCGTCGTCCCGAACGACTTCATCGTCGAGCTGAGCGCCCCCGACTTCGAAAGACTGAGTCCGTACTCGGGCCAGCTGGGCGACGAGCTCTCCGGCATGGTGCGTGACTACGCGAAGCAGCAGCGGTACAGCTTCATGGGCCCCATCAAGGTCCACCTGGAGAAGGCCGAGGACCTCGACACCGGCCTGTACCGCGTGCGCAGCCGCACCCTCGCCTCCAGCAGCTCCCAGGCGCCCGAGCGCGCCCCCGCGGGCCCCGGCGGCCCCACGGCGGCCCCCGGCCGCGGCGCGGGCGGCGGCGGAGGGGCCGCGGGAGGCTATCCGCAGCCGCCGTCCGGCGCTCCCGGAGGCGCACCTCCCATGCCCGCCGCGCCGCCGCCCGGCGCGGGCCGCTCCGGCGGGCAGTCCCCGGCTCCGAACAGGCCCTCGGGCCCCGGTGCCGGACCACTTCCGGGCGCCCAGGTGCGGCGCTGGATCGAGATCAACGGCAATCGACATCAGATCTCCCGCCCGACGCTGGTGCTGGGTCGCAGCACCGACGCCGATGTGCGGATCGACGACCCCGGCGTATCCCGTCGGCACTGTGAGATCCGGACCGGAACGCCCTCGACGATCCAGGATCTCGGGTCTACCAACGGCATCGTGGTAGACGGGCAGCACACCACCCGCGCTACGCTCCGCGACGGCTCGCGGATCGTCGTGGGCCAAACCACCATCGTTTACCGGCAAGCCGAAGGGTGA
- a CDS encoding FHA domain-containing protein — protein sequence MSELTLTVMRLGFLAVLWLFVIVAVQVIRSDLFGTRVTQRGSRRERPQQAARQQQAAPPQQRQQQGGGRSRRGAPTKLVVSEGILAGTTVALQGQTITLGRAHDSTIVLDDDYASSRHARIYPDRDGQWIVEDLGSTNGTYLDRTRLTSPTPIPLGTAIRIGKTVIELRK from the coding sequence ATGTCAGAGCTGACCCTGACGGTCATGCGGCTAGGTTTCCTGGCCGTTCTGTGGCTGTTCGTGATCGTGGCCGTCCAGGTCATTCGCAGCGACCTGTTCGGAACGCGCGTCACACAGCGCGGTTCCCGGCGCGAGCGGCCCCAGCAGGCCGCTCGCCAGCAGCAGGCCGCGCCTCCGCAGCAGCGCCAACAGCAGGGCGGCGGCCGCTCGCGGCGCGGCGCCCCCACAAAGCTGGTCGTCTCCGAGGGCATCCTCGCCGGGACGACGGTCGCCCTGCAGGGCCAGACCATCACGCTGGGCCGTGCGCACGACTCCACGATCGTGCTGGACGACGACTACGCCTCCAGCAGGCATGCCAGGATCTACCCGGACCGTGACGGCCAGTGGATCGTCGAGGATCTCGGGTCCACCAACGGCACGTATCTCGACCGGACCCGACTCACCAGCCCGACGCCCATTCCGCTGGGCACGGCGATCCGCATCGGCAAGACCGTCATCGAGCTGCGGAAGTAG
- a CDS encoding Stp1/IreP family PP2C-type Ser/Thr phosphatase encodes MSLSLRFAAGSHKGMIREGNEDSGYAGPRLLAIADGMGGQAAGEVASSEVISTLVTLDDDVPGSDILTSLGTAVQRANDQLRMMVEEDPQLEGMGTTLTALLWTGQRLGLVHVGDSRAYLLRDGVLTQITQDHTWVQRLVDEGRITEEEATTHPQRSLLMRALGSGDHVEPDLSIREVRAGDRYLICSDGLSGVVSHQTMEDALASYQGPQETVQELIQLALRGGGPDNITVIVADVLDIDSGDTLAGQLSDTPVVVGAVAENQLQSQDDGAMQTPAGRASGLGRPVPPQAPQGGGGFGPPGSGDTTGYVPEGSFGAYDDEDFEKPGGGRKWLKRSLYGVLALAVIGGGLYGGYRWTQTQYYVGTKDKHVALYRGIDQDLAWVSLSKVEKDHPEVELKYLPPYQRKQVEANIVEDSLDEAKSKIDELSLQATACKKDAERREVERENNAKTGEGEAGGTTGQRKAPDPDPTSPGGDARTDKNDKNNPTDKNKSKTAPTPTPGPSLSEDEQKLVPLCGKQ; translated from the coding sequence ATGAGTCTGTCTTTGCGCTTCGCCGCCGGATCGCACAAGGGCATGATCCGGGAGGGGAACGAGGACTCCGGTTACGCCGGCCCGCGTCTCCTCGCGATCGCCGACGGCATGGGGGGCCAGGCCGCGGGTGAGGTGGCGAGCTCCGAGGTCATCTCGACGCTCGTCACGCTCGACGACGACGTCCCGGGTTCGGACATCCTCACGTCGCTGGGCACCGCCGTGCAACGGGCCAACGACCAGCTGCGCATGATGGTCGAGGAGGACCCCCAGCTCGAGGGCATGGGGACCACCCTGACCGCCCTCCTGTGGACGGGTCAGCGCCTCGGCCTCGTGCACGTCGGCGACTCGCGCGCGTACCTCCTGCGGGACGGCGTCCTCACGCAGATCACGCAGGACCACACCTGGGTGCAGCGCCTCGTCGACGAGGGCCGCATCACCGAGGAAGAGGCCACCACCCACCCGCAGAGGTCGCTCCTCATGCGCGCGCTGGGCAGCGGCGACCACGTGGAACCCGATCTGTCGATCCGCGAAGTGCGCGCCGGCGACCGGTACTTGATCTGCTCGGACGGCCTCTCCGGAGTCGTGTCCCACCAGACCATGGAGGACGCCCTCGCGTCCTACCAGGGCCCCCAGGAGACCGTGCAGGAGCTCATCCAGCTCGCGCTGCGCGGCGGCGGCCCCGACAACATCACCGTGATCGTCGCCGACGTCCTGGACATCGACAGCGGCGACACCCTGGCGGGCCAGCTGTCCGACACCCCCGTGGTCGTCGGCGCGGTCGCCGAGAACCAGCTCCAGTCGCAGGACGACGGCGCGATGCAGACCCCCGCGGGCCGTGCGTCCGGCCTCGGCCGTCCGGTGCCGCCGCAGGCCCCCCAGGGAGGGGGCGGCTTCGGCCCGCCCGGCAGCGGAGACACCACGGGATATGTCCCCGAGGGCAGCTTCGGGGCGTACGACGACGAGGATTTCGAGAAGCCCGGCGGCGGCCGCAAGTGGCTCAAGAGATCCCTCTACGGAGTGCTCGCTCTCGCCGTCATCGGCGGCGGTCTCTACGGCGGGTACCGCTGGACCCAGACTCAGTACTACGTGGGCACGAAGGACAAGCACGTAGCCCTGTACCGCGGTATCGACCAGGACCTCGCGTGGGTCAGCCTTTCGAAGGTCGAGAAGGATCACCCCGAGGTCGAACTCAAGTACCTGCCGCCGTACCAGCGCAAGCAGGTCGAGGCCAACATCGTCGAGGACAGCCTCGACGAGGCCAAGAGCAAGATCGACGAGCTGAGCCTGCAGGCCACCGCGTGCAAGAAGGACGCCGAGCGTCGCGAGGTCGAGCGCGAGAACAACGCCAAGACCGGTGAGGGCGAAGCGGGCGGCACCACCGGACAGCGCAAGGCGCCGGACCCGGACCCGACGTCGCCCGGCGGCGACGCCAGGACCGACAAGAACGACAAGAACAACCCGACCGACAAGAACAAGTCCAAGACCGCACCGACTCCCACACCCGGCCCCAGCCTCTCCGAGGATGAGCAGAAGCTGGTCCCGCTGTGCGGTAAGCAGTAA
- a CDS encoding FtsW/RodA/SpoVE family cell cycle protein — protein sequence MSSSTTHTSTIGAIGAPSRRNTELALLVFAVVIPLFAYMNVGLALDGKVPSGMLGYGAGLGLLAAVGHLVVRKFAAYADPLLLPLATLLNGLGLVLIWRLDQSERLQQLPNFSAAAPNQLMYSAIGIALFVGVLLLLKDHRVLQRYTYISMVGALVLLLLPLVPGLGMNVFGAKIWIHIGGFSIQPGEFAKIVIAIFFAGYLMVKRDALALASRRFMGLYLPRGRDLGPIIVVWAMSILILVFETDLGTSLLFFGMFVVMLYVATERTSWIVFGLLMSAVGAVAVASFEPHIQTRVQAWLDPMREYNLSQAGVQDGVLHSEQAMQALWAFGSGGTLGTGLGQGNSDLIKFAANSDFILATFGEELGLAGIMAILLIYGLIVERGVRTALAARDPFGKLLAIGLSGAFAIQVFVVAGGVMGLIPLTGMTMPFLAYGGSSVIANWALIGILIRISDTARRPAPSPAPNPDAEMTQVVRP from the coding sequence ATGAGCAGTAGTACTACACACACGTCGACGATCGGCGCGATCGGGGCGCCGAGCAGGCGCAACACCGAGCTCGCGCTGCTCGTGTTCGCCGTCGTCATTCCGCTGTTCGCCTACATGAACGTGGGCCTCGCGCTCGACGGCAAGGTGCCGTCCGGCATGCTCGGCTACGGAGCGGGCCTCGGGCTCCTCGCGGCGGTGGGCCACCTGGTCGTCCGCAAGTTCGCGGCGTACGCGGACCCGCTGCTGCTGCCGCTGGCCACCCTGCTGAACGGCCTGGGTCTGGTGCTGATCTGGCGGCTCGACCAGTCCGAGCGGCTCCAGCAGCTGCCGAACTTCAGCGCCGCGGCGCCGAACCAGCTCATGTACTCCGCGATCGGCATCGCCCTGTTCGTGGGTGTGCTGCTGCTCCTCAAGGACCACCGCGTCTTGCAGCGCTACACGTACATCTCCATGGTCGGTGCCCTGGTCCTGCTGCTCCTGCCCCTCGTGCCGGGCCTCGGCATGAACGTGTTCGGCGCGAAGATCTGGATCCACATCGGCGGCTTCTCCATCCAGCCCGGTGAGTTCGCGAAGATCGTCATCGCGATCTTCTTCGCCGGTTACCTGATGGTGAAGCGCGATGCCCTCGCCCTGGCCAGCCGTCGCTTCATGGGCCTGTACCTGCCGCGTGGGCGCGACCTCGGCCCGATCATCGTCGTCTGGGCGATGTCGATCCTGATCCTCGTCTTCGAGACCGACCTCGGTACGTCACTGCTGTTCTTCGGCATGTTCGTCGTCATGCTGTACGTCGCCACGGAGCGCACCAGCTGGATCGTCTTCGGTCTCCTGATGTCCGCGGTCGGCGCCGTCGCCGTCGCGAGCTTCGAACCTCACATCCAGACGCGTGTGCAGGCATGGCTCGACCCGATGCGCGAGTACAACCTCAGCCAGGCCGGTGTACAGGACGGTGTCCTCCACTCCGAGCAGGCCATGCAGGCCCTGTGGGCCTTCGGCTCCGGCGGCACCCTCGGCACCGGACTCGGCCAGGGCAACTCGGACCTGATCAAGTTCGCCGCCAACTCCGACTTCATCCTCGCCACCTTCGGCGAGGAGCTCGGGCTCGCCGGCATCATGGCGATCCTGCTCATCTACGGGCTGATCGTCGAGCGCGGCGTCCGCACGGCGCTCGCCGCCCGCGACCCGTTCGGCAAGCTCCTCGCGATCGGCCTCTCCGGTGCCTTCGCCATCCAGGTCTTCGTCGTCGCCGGCGGCGTCATGGGCCTCATCCCCCTGACCGGTATGACGATGCCCTTCCTGGCGTACGGCGGTTCCTCCGTCATCGCCAACTGGGCCCTGATCGGCATCCTGATCCGGATCAGCGACACCGCGCGCCGACCCGCTCCCTCCCCAGCCCCCAACCCCGACGCCGAAATGACGCAGGTGGTCCGACCGTGA
- a CDS encoding peptidoglycan D,D-transpeptidase FtsI family protein, translating into MNKPLRRIAIFCGLLILALLARDNWLQYVQADTLAKDDKNRRVTIERYSQPRGDIIVDGKPITGSKATPGNDLKYKRTWKDGPMWAPVTGYSSQRMGATQLESIDDGILTGNDDRLFFRRTLDMLTGEKKEGGNVVTTLNSAAQKAAYEGLKGRGKGAVAAIDPSTGAILAMASTPSYDPGDFAGNTSAEAEKYLKLDKSKDKPMVNRALRETYPPGSTFKVVTAAAALEHNLYDGIDEKTDSPLPWTMPDTTQPLKNEGNIPCKNATMREALRVSCNTVFGKIGSDLGKDKMLETAKKFGFNKQQFIPVRSNASNFPEDMDRPQTALSSIGQFETAATPLQMAMVASAIANDGTLMEPYMVSELQARNLDVVEKHSPKEMSEPLSKENAQKLQEMMETVVKSGTGTMAQIPGVTVGGKTGTAQHGVANSKNPYAWFISYAKTDSGSPVAVAVVVEDSDASRQDISGGGLAAPIAKNVMKAVIDSKK; encoded by the coding sequence GTGAACAAGCCCCTGCGCCGGATCGCGATCTTCTGCGGGCTGCTCATCCTCGCGCTGCTCGCCCGGGACAACTGGCTCCAGTACGTCCAGGCCGACACCCTGGCCAAGGACGACAAGAACCGCCGCGTCACCATCGAGCGCTACTCCCAGCCGCGCGGCGACATCATCGTCGACGGCAAGCCCATCACCGGCTCGAAGGCCACTCCGGGCAACGACCTCAAGTACAAGCGCACCTGGAAGGACGGGCCCATGTGGGCCCCCGTCACCGGGTACTCCTCGCAGCGCATGGGCGCCACCCAGCTGGAGAGCATCGACGACGGCATCCTCACCGGCAACGACGACCGGCTCTTCTTCCGCCGCACCCTCGACATGCTGACGGGTGAGAAGAAGGAGGGCGGCAATGTCGTCACGACCCTCAACTCCGCCGCGCAGAAGGCCGCGTACGAGGGCCTGAAGGGCCGCGGCAAGGGTGCCGTCGCCGCGATCGACCCGTCCACCGGCGCCATCCTGGCCATGGCCTCCACACCGTCGTACGACCCGGGTGACTTCGCCGGCAACACGAGCGCGGAAGCCGAGAAGTACCTGAAGCTCGACAAGAGCAAGGACAAGCCGATGGTCAATCGCGCGCTGCGCGAGACCTATCCGCCCGGCTCCACCTTCAAGGTGGTCACGGCGGCGGCGGCCCTTGAGCACAACCTGTACGACGGCATCGACGAGAAGACGGACTCCCCGCTGCCGTGGACGATGCCGGACACCACGCAGCCGCTGAAGAACGAGGGCAACATCCCCTGCAAGAACGCCACGATGCGTGAGGCGCTGCGGGTCTCCTGCAACACCGTCTTCGGCAAGATCGGCTCCGATCTCGGCAAGGACAAGATGCTGGAGACGGCGAAGAAGTTCGGCTTCAACAAGCAGCAGTTCATCCCGGTCCGCTCCAACGCCTCCAACTTCCCCGAGGACATGGACAGGCCGCAGACCGCGCTGTCCTCCATCGGTCAGTTCGAGACCGCCGCGACCCCGCTGCAGATGGCCATGGTCGCCTCCGCGATCGCCAACGACGGCACCCTCATGGAGCCGTACATGGTCAGCGAGCTGCAGGCGCGCAACCTCGACGTGGTCGAGAAGCACTCGCCGAAGGAGATGAGCGAGCCGCTCTCCAAGGAGAACGCGCAGAAGCTCCAGGAAATGATGGAGACGGTCGTCAAGTCCGGCACCGGAACCATGGCGCAGATCCCCGGCGTCACTGTCGGCGGCAAGACGGGTACGGCGCAGCACGGCGTCGCGAACAGCAAGAACCCGTACGCCTGGTTCATCTCGTACGCGAAGACGGACTCCGGCTCGCCGGTCGCCGTCGCCGTAGTGGTCGAGGACAGCGACGCCAGCCGTCAGGACATCTCCGGCGGTGGCCTCGCCGCGCCGATCGCCAAGAACGTGATGAAGGCAGTCATCGACAGCAAGAAGTGA
- the pknB gene encoding Stk1 family PASTA domain-containing Ser/Thr kinase, translating into MEEPRRLGGRYELGQVLGRGGMAEVYLAHDTRLGRTVAVKTLRVDLARDPSFQARFRREAQSAASLNHPAIVAVYDTGEDYVDGVSIPYIVMEYVDGSTLRELLHSGRKLLPERAMEMTIGILQALEYSHRNGIVHRDIKPANVMLTRNGQVKVMDFGIARAMGESGMTMTQTAAVIGTAQYLSPEQAKGEQVDARSDLYSTGCLLYELLTVRPPFVGDSPVAVAYQHVREEPQAPSVFDGEITPEMDAIVLKALTKDPDYRYQSADEMRADIEACLDGQPVAATAAMGAVGYGGHSDDQQTAMLRPQNGGGQTSMLPPVNPDDGGYGYDEGRGRRQKKSNVSTWLLVLAGILVLVGAILIGKSVFGDDGGSDGSMKAPKLVGETEDEAKRSATNVGLKFEVGERKACAKFPKGEVCSQDPGVDADIKKGDTISVTVSTGTPKISVPDVQGLSYEEAKSQLEGKGFTNIKKAVEESDRTPGKVIRQDPAGDSKAEKSETITLTVAKEKKQESVPDVAGLDYESAAKRITDSGFTPSRQDVASEDVEEGKVIKTTPAAGTPADPGSTVNVQVAKAAEEEEATVPPLTGQKLKDARKAIEDAGLSVGTITGPQDDDALVVLSQPNAGEKAKPGSAVNLTTAGGGGDNGIGGGDGGNGIVGGLTNGNNGGGHRDNPWWD; encoded by the coding sequence ATGGAAGAGCCGCGTCGCCTCGGCGGCCGGTACGAGCTGGGCCAGGTGCTCGGCCGTGGTGGCATGGCCGAGGTGTACCTCGCGCACGACACTCGGCTCGGCCGCACCGTGGCGGTGAAGACGCTGCGGGTGGACCTCGCGCGCGACCCGTCCTTCCAGGCCCGGTTCCGCCGGGAGGCCCAGTCGGCCGCCTCGCTGAACCACCCGGCGATCGTCGCGGTCTACGACACCGGCGAGGACTACGTGGACGGGGTCTCGATCCCGTACATCGTCATGGAGTACGTCGACGGCTCCACGCTGCGTGAGCTCCTGCACTCCGGCCGCAAGCTGCTGCCCGAGCGGGCCATGGAGATGACGATCGGCATCCTCCAGGCCCTGGAGTACTCGCACCGCAACGGCATCGTCCACCGCGACATCAAGCCGGCGAACGTCATGCTGACGCGCAACGGCCAGGTCAAGGTCATGGACTTCGGCATCGCCCGCGCCATGGGCGAGTCCGGCATGACGATGACGCAGACCGCCGCGGTCATCGGCACGGCGCAGTACCTCTCGCCCGAGCAGGCCAAGGGCGAGCAGGTCGACGCACGCTCCGACCTCTACTCCACCGGCTGTCTCCTCTACGAGCTGCTCACCGTCCGGCCGCCCTTCGTGGGCGACTCCCCGGTCGCCGTGGCCTATCAGCACGTACGTGAGGAGCCGCAGGCCCCGAGCGTCTTCGACGGCGAGATCACGCCGGAGATGGACGCCATCGTCCTGAAGGCCCTCACCAAGGACCCGGACTACCGCTACCAGTCGGCCGACGAGATGCGCGCCGACATCGAGGCCTGCCTCGACGGCCAGCCCGTCGCGGCGACCGCCGCCATGGGCGCGGTCGGCTACGGCGGCCACTCCGACGACCAGCAGACGGCCATGCTCCGCCCGCAGAACGGCGGAGGCCAGACCTCCATGCTCCCGCCGGTCAACCCGGACGACGGGGGCTACGGCTACGACGAGGGCCGCGGCCGCCGTCAGAAGAAGAGCAACGTCTCGACGTGGCTGCTCGTCCTCGCCGGCATCCTGGTCCTGGTGGGCGCGATCCTCATCGGGAAGTCCGTCTTCGGTGATGACGGCGGGAGCGACGGGTCGATGAAGGCCCCGAAGCTCGTCGGCGAGACCGAGGACGAGGCCAAGAGGTCCGCCACGAACGTCGGCCTGAAGTTTGAGGTCGGCGAGCGCAAGGCGTGCGCCAAGTTCCCGAAGGGCGAGGTCTGCAGCCAGGATCCCGGGGTGGACGCCGACATAAAGAAGGGCGACACCATCTCGGTGACCGTCTCGACGGGCACCCCGAAGATCTCCGTCCCGGACGTGCAGGGTCTCAGCTACGAGGAGGCCAAGAGCCAGCTCGAGGGCAAGGGCTTCACCAACATCAAGAAGGCGGTCGAGGAGTCCGACCGGACCCCCGGCAAGGTCATCCGTCAGGATCCCGCGGGCGACTCCAAGGCGGAGAAGAGCGAGACGATCACGCTCACCGTCGCCAAGGAGAAGAAGCAGGAGTCCGTTCCGGACGTCGCGGGCCTCGACTACGAGTCGGCCGCGAAGCGGATCACGGACAGCGGCTTCACCCCGTCCCGCCAGGACGTCGCCAGCGAGGACGTCGAGGAGGGCAAGGTCATCAAGACCACGCCCGCGGCCGGTACGCCCGCCGACCCCGGCTCCACGGTCAACGTCCAGGTCGCCAAGGCGGCCGAGGAGGAAGAGGCCACGGTCCCGCCCCTCACCGGCCAGAAGCTGAAGGACGCGCGCAAGGCCATCGAGGACGCGGGCCTCAGCGTCGGCACCATCACGGGCCCGCAGGACGACGACGCCCTCGTGGTCCTGTCCCAGCCCAACGCCGGCGAGAAGGCGAAGCCCGGCTCGGCGGTCAACCTGACCACCGCGGGCGGCGGCGGGGACAACGGCATCGGCGGCGGTGACGGCGGCAACGGCATCGTCGGCGGTCTGACCAACGGCAACAACGGCGGCGGTCACCGGGACAACCCCTGGTGGGACTGA
- a CDS encoding class E sortase: MAATTDDEKQDEAPAPAPAPRRRARGPIATAVSVFGELLITAGLVLGLFVVYSLWWTNVIADREAHKQGDRVRDHWASGPGSIDTKDGIGFLHVPAMGSGEVLVKAGTSSKILNDGVAGYYKDPIKSALPEDKEGNFTLAAHRDGHGAKFHKIDKIEKGDAIVYESRDKWYVYKVYATLPETSKFNVKVLNPVPKESGAKKPGRYITLTTCTPVYTSRYRYVVWGELERVEKVDSKRTPPAELK, from the coding sequence GTGGCAGCCACGACCGATGACGAGAAGCAGGACGAGGCGCCCGCGCCGGCCCCCGCCCCGCGGCGCCGCGCCCGCGGTCCCATCGCCACCGCGGTCAGCGTCTTCGGTGAACTCCTCATCACCGCGGGCCTCGTGCTCGGGCTCTTCGTCGTCTACTCCCTGTGGTGGACGAACGTCATAGCGGACCGCGAGGCGCACAAGCAGGGCGACCGCGTGCGCGACCACTGGGCGAGCGGCCCCGGCTCCATCGACACCAAGGACGGCATCGGCTTCCTGCACGTACCCGCGATGGGCAGCGGCGAGGTGCTGGTCAAGGCGGGCACCAGCAGCAAGATCCTCAACGACGGCGTGGCGGGTTACTACAAGGACCCGATCAAGTCGGCGCTGCCCGAGGACAAGGAAGGCAACTTCACGTTGGCCGCGCACCGCGACGGGCACGGCGCGAAGTTCCACAAGATCGACAAGATCGAGAAGGGCGACGCGATCGTCTACGAGTCGCGGGACAAGTGGTACGTCTACAAGGTGTACGCGACGCTGCCCGAGACCTCGAAGTTCAACGTGAAGGTCCTGAACCCCGTGCCCAAGGAATCGGGCGCGAAGAAGCCGGGCCGTTACATCACGCTGACGACCTGCACGCCCGTCTACACGTCCCGCTACCGGTACGTCGTGTGGGGCGAGCTGGAGCGCGTCGAGAAGGTCGACAGCAAGCGGACGCCCCCGGCGGAGCTGAAGTAG
- a CDS encoding class E sortase — MTALRPERDSSGAPYDAHDAYGEDGAFEAAVDHLEDPLTDPLPGQHPSPWFRSGGGSGSAEPEQQAPGGPQASGGPQTPPGHQTPPGHETPAEPEQEWYDPEGYDRDWYGGQQQEPQHAPEPTYEQLYGAYAPEQPAPVLDDETVGLRTSDTRRIAEPSTEGRAARRKAAKKGGTRPAEPRPEPRPGAAPLSRVEARRAERARRPSPGAVISRGLGEVFITVGVLMLLFVTYQLWWTNIRAQQQADGAAHDLQESWAKGKGKPGSFEPGQGFALLHIPRLDVVVPVAEGIDKQKVLDRGMVGHYNEGATKTAMPEAEKGNFAVAGHRNTHGEPFRYINRLEPGDPIVVETQDKYFVYKMASILPQTAPSNTSVIGPVPPGSGFTKPGRYITLTTCTPEFTSKYRMIVWGKMVEERPRDKGKPSALVN, encoded by the coding sequence GTGACCGCCCTGCGCCCCGAGCGCGACTCCTCCGGAGCCCCGTACGACGCGCATGACGCGTACGGGGAGGACGGTGCGTTCGAGGCGGCGGTCGATCACCTGGAGGACCCCCTGACGGATCCGCTGCCGGGGCAGCACCCCTCGCCGTGGTTCCGCAGCGGCGGTGGCAGCGGCAGCGCGGAGCCGGAGCAGCAGGCACCTGGCGGTCCGCAGGCGTCTGGCGGCCCGCAGACACCGCCCGGTCACCAGACACCGCCCGGTCATGAGACACCCGCTGAGCCGGAACAGGAGTGGTACGACCCCGAGGGGTACGACCGCGACTGGTACGGGGGTCAACAGCAAGAGCCACAGCACGCCCCCGAGCCCACGTACGAGCAGCTGTACGGCGCCTACGCCCCGGAACAGCCCGCCCCCGTCCTCGACGACGAGACCGTGGGCCTACGGACCTCCGACACCCGGCGAATAGCGGAACCATCCACCGAAGGCCGGGCCGCCCGCCGCAAGGCCGCCAAGAAGGGCGGCACGCGGCCCGCGGAGCCTCGCCCTGAGCCCCGCCCGGGCGCCGCCCCCCTGTCACGCGTCGAGGCCCGCCGCGCGGAGCGTGCCCGCAGGCCGTCTCCCGGCGCGGTGATCAGCCGAGGGCTGGGCGAAGTCTTCATCACGGTCGGCGTCCTGATGCTCCTCTTCGTCACGTACCAGCTCTGGTGGACGAACATCCGTGCCCAGCAGCAGGCCGACGGAGCCGCGCACGACCTCCAGGAGAGCTGGGCGAAGGGCAAGGGCAAACCCGGCAGCTTCGAGCCCGGACAGGGCTTCGCTCTCCTCCACATTCCACGCCTGGACGTCGTCGTGCCGGTCGCCGAGGGCATCGACAAGCAGAAGGTCCTCGACCGCGGCATGGTCGGCCACTACAACGAGGGCGCCACCAAGACCGCGATGCCGGAGGCCGAGAAGGGCAACTTCGCGGTCGCGGGCCACCGGAACACGCACGGCGAGCCGTTCCGGTACATCAACCGCCTGGAGCCGGGCGATCCGATCGTCGTGGAGACGCAGGACAAGTACTTCGTCTACAAGATGGCGAGCATCCTGCCGCAGACCGCGCCCAGCAACACGAGCGTGATCGGTCCCGTTCCGCCGGGTTCGGGCTTCACCAAACCCGGCCGGTACATCACACTGACCACCTGTACCCCGGAATTCACGAGTAAGTATCGAATGATCGTCTGGGGCAAGATGGTCGAGGAGCGACCGCGCGACAAGGGCAAACCGAGCGCGCTCGTGAACTAG
- a CDS encoding aminodeoxychorismate/anthranilate synthase component II produces MSRTRTRILVVDNYDSFVFNLVQYLYQLGAECEVLRNDEVELRHAQDGFDGVLLSPGPGTPEQAGVCVEMVRHCAATGVPVFGVCLGMQSMAVAYGGVVDRAPELLHGKTSLVRHEGKGVFAGLPSPFTATRYHSLAAEPATVPADLEVTARTEDGIIMGLRHRELAVEGVQFHPESVLTEHGHLMLANWLAECGDTGAVARSSGLAPVVGRATA; encoded by the coding sequence ATGAGCCGCACCCGGACCCGCATTCTCGTCGTGGACAACTACGACAGCTTCGTCTTCAACCTCGTCCAGTACCTGTACCAGCTGGGTGCCGAGTGCGAGGTGCTGCGCAACGACGAGGTCGAGCTGCGGCACGCGCAGGACGGCTTCGACGGCGTGCTCCTCTCGCCGGGCCCCGGCACTCCGGAACAGGCGGGCGTCTGCGTCGAGATGGTGCGGCACTGCGCCGCGACCGGCGTGCCCGTCTTCGGTGTCTGCCTCGGCATGCAGTCCATGGCCGTGGCGTACGGCGGTGTGGTGGACCGTGCGCCCGAGCTCCTGCACGGCAAGACGTCGCTCGTCCGCCACGAGGGCAAGGGTGTCTTCGCCGGCCTGCCGTCCCCGTTCACGGCGACCCGCTACCACTCGCTCGCCGCAGAGCCCGCCACCGTCCCTGCCGACCTGGAGGTCACCGCGCGCACGGAGGACGGCATCATCATGGGCCTGCGCCACCGGGAACTCGCGGTCGAGGGCGTCCAGTTCCACCCGGAGTCGGTGCTGACCGAGCACGGTCACCTCATGCTGGCCAACTGGCTGGCGGAGTGCGGAGACACCGGCGCCGTCGCCCGGTCGAGCGGGCTCGCCCCGGTGGTGGGCAGGGCCACGGCGTGA